One window from the genome of Cricetulus griseus strain 17A/GY chromosome 2, alternate assembly CriGri-PICRH-1.0, whole genome shotgun sequence encodes:
- the LOC107980155 gene encoding nucleophosmin-like isoform X2: MEDSMDIDMSPLRPQNYLFGCELKADKDYHFKVDNDENEHQLSLKMVSLGAGAKDELHMVEAEAMNYEGSPIKITLATLKMSVQPTVSLGGFEITPPVVLRLRCGSGPVHISGQHLVAVEEGAESEDEDEEDVKLKVSIIKGSPKERRSCTARNQV; encoded by the coding sequence ATGGAAGACTCGATGGACATTGACATGAGCCCTCTTAGGCCACAGAACTACCTTTTCGGTTGTGAACTAAAAGCTGACAAAGATTATCACTTTAAGGTGGATAATGATGAGAATGAACACCAGTTGTCACTAAAAATGGTTAGTTTAGGGGCAGGGGCAAAAGATGAATTACACATGGTAGAGGCAGAAGCAATGAACTATGAAGGCAGTCCAATTAAAATAACACTGGCAACTTTGAAAATGTCCGTACAACCAACAGTTTCCCTTGGTGGCTTTGAAATTACACCACCTGTGGTCTTACGGTTGAGGTGCGGTTCAGGGCCTGTGCACATTAGTGGACAGCACCTAGTAGCTGTAGAGGAAGGTGCAGAGTcagaagatgaagatgaggaggatGTAAAACTCAAGGTGTCCATTATTAAAGGTTCCCCCAAGGAAAGGAGGTCCTGCACTGCCAGGAATCAGGTTTAG